One stretch of Molothrus aeneus isolate 106 chromosome 2, BPBGC_Maene_1.0, whole genome shotgun sequence DNA includes these proteins:
- the SLC25A6 gene encoding ADP/ATP translocase 3 — protein MADQAISFLKDFLAGGVAAAISKTAVAPIERVKLLLQVQHASKQIAADKQYKGIIDCVVRIPKEQGVLSFWRGNLANVIRYFPTQALNFAFKDKYKQVFLGGVDKHTQFWRYFAGNLASGGAAGATSLCFVYPLDFARTRLAADVGKAGADREFSGLGDCLVKITKSDGVRGLYQGFNVSVQGIIIYRAAYFGIYDTAKGMLPDPRNTHIVISWMIAQTVTAVAGVVSYPFDTVRRRMMMQSGRKGADIMYSGTIDCWRKIARDEGGKAFFKGAWSNVLRGMGGAFVLVLYDEFKKVI, from the exons ATGGCGGACCAGGCCATCTCCttcctcaaggactttctggcGGGCGGCGTCGCCGCCGCCATCAGCAAGACGGCGGTGGCGCCCATCGAGCGGGTCAAGCTCTTGCTCCAG GTGCAACATGCGAGTAAACAGATTGCTGCTGATAAGCAGTACAAGGGTATCATCGATTGTGTAGTGCGTATTCCAAAGGAACAAGGAGTGCTGTCCTTCTGGCGAGGAAACCTGGCAAATGTCATCAGATACTTCCCAACTCAAGCTCTTAATTTTGCCTTCAAGGATAAGTATAAGCAGGTGTTTTTGGGAGGTGTAGACAAGCACACTCAGTTCTGGAGGTATTTTGCTGGTAACCTGGCATCTGGTGGTGCAGCTGGAGCCACTTCCCTCTGCTTTGTCTACCCCTTGGATTTTGCAAGAACCCGTCTGGCTGCTGATGTTGGAAAAGCTGGTGCAGACAGAGAATTCTCTGGTCTTGGGGACTGTCTAGTCAAAATCACCAAGTCTGATGGTGTGCGTGGCTTGTACCAAGGGTTCAATGTCTCTGTCCAAGGCATCATCATCTATAGAGCTGCCTACTTTGGGATCTATGATACAGCAAAAG GCATGCTCCCAGATCCCAGGAATACTCACATTGTTATCAGCTGGATGATTGCCCAGACAGTGACTGCTGTGGCTGGCGTGGTCTCCTACCCTTTCGATACAGTGCGGCGTAGGATGATGATGCAGTCAGGACGCAAAGGAG ctgataTCATGTACTCTGGAACAATTGACTGCTGGCGGAAGATTGCAAGGGATGAAGGAGGAAAGGCCTTCTTCAAGGGTGCATGGTCTAATGTTCTCAGAGGCATGGGGGGTGCTTTCGTGCTTGTGCTGTATGATGAGTTCAAGAAAGTAATTTAA
- the LOC136571225 gene encoding granulocyte-macrophage colony-stimulating factor receptor subunit alpha-like: MKRVFQEEVSLSLSREGNMFDTPGLICMILWYMMLFHPLHADIQCMESDTQESPITNVNVDWRKMGLSWESSRNFSKYKCIIMDRGMEYIDTEVDSPLCSFPVELHMPMHKGLTFVIEVPNTNISKQCSFLPGGMKGSAIENFSCVIYNIFLMNCTWQAGRDAPADTQYFLYWQKSRDEEEMECELYIKDENCRNVGCIFQNVSIGIEKAYFLVNGSSKDSLIQFYDEYIDLYKIEILTAPLNVTAHCTRDPMSCIITWHPPLTSHVENTKCFQYEISIQNKDEPTEEKKLPRVRNDRYEFQNYNEKKRYTLKIRARGKNCLVSSNWGEWSEPIEFGQGKDYFIFVILFLIALGTISITLLLYCLLKRYCSFKNLFPPIPQPRDKFSALTDEDIQTEYVNLPTKSHTEKITTVEE; this comes from the exons gtTTCATTATCTCTTTCCAGAGAAGGAAATATGTTTGATACTCCTGGACTCATTTGTATGATTTTGTGGTATATGATGCTATTTCATCCCTTGCATGCTGACATCCAGTGTATGGAGT CAGACACACAAGAATCACCTATTACAAATGTGAATGTGGACTGGAGAAAAATGGGACTgtcctgggagagcagcaggaatttctccaAGTACAAATGTATCATCATGGACAGAGGCATGGAATATATAGACACAGAG GTGGATAGTCCACTATGCAGCTTTCCAGTGGAACTACACATGCCTATGCACAAAGGGCTAACCTTTGTCATTGAAGTGCCAAACACAAACATCTCAAAACAATGCAGCTTTCTCCCTGGAG GCATGAAGGGCTCAGCCATTGAAAACTTCTCCTGTGTGATTTATAACATCTTCCTCATGAACTGCACTtggcaggcaggaagggatgCTCCAGCAGACACACAGTATTTTCTCTACTGGCAGAAGTCAAG AGATGAAGAGGAGATGGAATGTGAACTTTACATTAAAGATGAAAATTGCAGAAATGTGGGATGCATCTTCCAAAACGTGAGCATAGGGATTGAAAAAGCTTACTTCCTGGTGAATGGGTCTAGCAAAGACTCTCTGATCCAGTTCTATGATGAGTACATTGACCTGTATAAAATTG aaatacTCACTGCTCCATTAAATGTCACTGCCCATTGTACCAGAGATCCTATGAGTTGCATAATTACATGGCATCCACCCCTTACAAGTCATGTGGAAAACACAAAGTGTTTTCAGTATGAAATTAGCATACAAAATAAG GATGAGcccacagaagagaaaaagcttCCTCGT GTAAGGAATGATAGATATGAATTCCAAAAttacaatgagaaaaaaagatacaCTCTGAAAATCAGAGCACGTGGGAAAAACTGTCTTGTAAGCTCAAACTGGGGGGAATGGAGTGAACCCATTGAGTTTG GTCAAGGGAAAGATTActttatttttgtgattttatttctgattgCACTTGGAACAATCTCAATTACACTTCTCCTGTATTGTCTTCTCAAAAG GTACTGCAGTTTCAAGAACCTATTTCCTCCCATACCACAACCAAGAGACAAATTCAGTGCATTAACTGATGAAGATATCCAG aCAGAATATGTAAATCTACCAACGAAAAGTCACACTGAGAAAATAACTACAGTTGAGGAATGA